The following proteins are co-located in the Palaemon carinicauda isolate YSFRI2023 chromosome 30, ASM3689809v2, whole genome shotgun sequence genome:
- the LOC137623322 gene encoding uncharacterized protein, producing the protein MDVKPLIDSAIKQGLTGTQIDEFVHRQLKLQIEYDEIRKKADEEREERVAKRELDKLERERKKADEERKHELELLKLKSSPDYTPDPNPIVDPLRSSLPKIPPFDETVDEIDLYIDRFERLAKFYKWKEDDYSMLLGTLLRGRALKIYCSLSSDIVNNFVSLKKALLKAFHINSNVYRRKFRDSIIDTDESFVQFNCKLGQYFDKWLELANVEKNYESVRDFMIFDQMLSSCSHDLRSFLLEQSLQNSCQLAESADRYLVAHGMKKCRKSNDKIPSKPHAKPLADNISKSPKVSNSVTKSDSNVKCHHCGEVGHIRPNCPVYKLNKKSDKVVPKIGVVLGREEKLHNCVTDTDGKIFDQSVEIVFDTGCNTVVVRDTLVPLNYPRGRKVKVYDYLGRPLYLNTVHTIVESKFFSGKVKAIVAPIRCADVIIGLIPGLKHNVDAGLSLINGDEFVSDRNINVNVVTRAKAKDKVKERPMSSNLESLDKEYGLNSDEFSEYQKECPSLASIRKLLDNEESVTLKCRTVKYVNIGDLIYRKCLESSKPEDVGKLQLVVPVQYRNIIMKLAHESLLAGHFSSRKTIDKIMQKFYWPRASLDIHRFCKSCHSCQKFSSKPKKVPLVPMPIVNEPFSRIAIDLVGPITPCTKKGHKYILTVIDMATRYPEAVALRNIDTVSVAEALMEIFCRVGIPKEILSDRGTQFKSDLMSEINKLLCIKAIYTSPYHASCNGMVERMNGTLKNMLKKICIDNPNEWDKYINVALFAYREIPNDSLKFSPFELLYGRNVRGPLHILHELVSNNSIDGELTTSYQYIINLRDKLQSMAEVAVNNAKVSAKKYKEYFDKKTTSRKFKVNDEVLVMLPNSSNKFLMQWKGPYIITDVHSNGVDYYVKVGNRLKLYHANMLKTYHRRSKVSVIQQEVNDLLNSSNLFSALQAEVQPVIAITDNNCCELPSRDEDSGNYNFCESLSYDKINDLEGLLKSFTDVMSDTPGRTKTISHNIKLQSDEPIRAKNYPIPLSLLDEFNKEVDRMIDMDIIQPSTSDYCSPVVIVRKPNGSIRLCVDFRALNKYSEFDAEPMPSINDDLHKMNGAKYFTELDLCKGYWQVPLDPRAMKFTAFSTKYGLMEFKVMPFGLKTACATFVRLMRKVLSGLANVSCYFDNIVIFSKSWSNHLNHIKLVLSRLRDHGLTAGPDKCFFAFNEIKYLGYKLGNNCLSPIRSRVDDIVNMPVPTTKKDLRSFMGTLGYYNRFIPNFSILSAPINDLLKKNCSNKLNWSDNQLKCFNDLKAHLVKSPILMLPDVEKKFYLRTDASYHGLGAVILQDHDGVFKPVCYAGRKLNKSELNYSTIEKELFAIVWGIERFKEFLYGKEFVLQTDHAPLKYLSSMKNKNDRLMRWALSLQPYSFFIEYIRGSDNVCSDMISRCI; encoded by the coding sequence atggatGTTAAACCATTAATTGACAGTGCAATTAAACAAGGCCTTACTGGTACTCAAATTGATGAATTTGTACATAGACAGTTAAAGCTTCAGATAGAATATGACGAGATCCGAAAGAAAGCagacgaagaaagagaagaaagagtcgcaaagcgtgagttagataaactagagagagagagaaagaaagcagacGAGGAGAGAAAACATGAATTAGAGTTACTTAAATTGAAATCTAGTCCTGATTACACTCCAGATCCTAATCCCATTGTTGATCCCTTAAGGTCTTCTTTGCCTAAAATTCCACCATTTGACGAGACCGTAGACGAAATAGACTTGTACATAGATCGCTTTGAGAGATTAGcgaaattttacaaatggaaagaagaTGATTATTCAATGTTATTGGGAACTCTATTGCGTGGTAGAGCTTTGAAAATTTATTGTAGCTTGTCTAGCGATATTGTCAATAACTTTGTTTCACTTAAGAAAGCTCTGCTTAAAGCTTTTCACATAAATTCCAATGTATATCGAAGGAAGTTTAGAGATTCTATTATTGATACTGACGAAAGTTTTGTACAGTTCAATTGTAAATTGGGACAATATTTTGATAAGTGGTTGGAACTTGCAAATGTAGAGAAAAATTATGAATCTgttagagattttatgatttttgATCAAATGTTGTCTAGTTGTTCTCATGATCTTCGTTCATTTTTGCTAGAACAGTCACTTCAGAATTCATGTCAACTTGCTGAGAGTGCAGATAGATATCTAGTTGCTCATGGTATGAAGAAATGCCGTAAGAGTAATGATAAGATTCCCTCTAAACCTCATGCTAAACCTCTTGCTGATAATATTTCAAAGTCTCCTAAAGTTTCGAATTCGGTAACTAAATCTGATTCTAATGTTAAATGTCATCATTGTGGTGAAGTTGGTCATATTCGTCCTAATTGCCCTGTgtacaaattaaataagaaatctgaTAAAGTAGTGCCTAAAATAGGTGTAGTACTTGGCCgtgaagaaaaattgcataatTGTGTAACTGATACCGATGGAAAGATTTTTGACCAGTCAGTTGAGATAGTTTTTGATACTGGGTGCAATACCGTGGTTGTTAGAGATACATTAGTACCTTTAAATTATCCTCGTGGCAGAAAAGTGAAAGTTTATGACTATCTTGGTAGACCTTTGTACCTAAATACAGTGCATACAATTGTTGAATCTAAATTCTTTTCTGGTAAAGTTAAAGCTATTGTTGCCCCCATACGTTGCGCAGATGTCATTATTGGTCTTATACCTGGACTTAAACATAATGTTGATGCAGGTTTAAGTTTAATAAACGGTGATGAGTTTGTTTCTGATCGTAACATTAACGTTAATGTTGTAACGAGAGCAAAAGCTAAGGATAAAGTAAAGGAGCGTCCTATGTCTAGTAATCTTGAATCTTTGGATAAGGAATATGGTCTTAATTCTGATGAATTTAGTGAGTATCAAAAAGAATGTCCTTCACTTGCTAGTATCCGTAAGTTGCTTGATAACGAAGAAAGTGTAACCTTAAAATGTCGGACAGTTAAGTACGTAAATATTGGAGATTTAATATATCGCAAGTGTCTTGAAAGTAGTAAACCTGAAGATGTGGGAAAATTACAGTTAGTTGTGCCAGTTCAGtaccgtaatataataatgaagttAGCACATGAGTCTTTGTTGGCGGGACACTTTTCATCTCGTAAGACTATAGATAAGATCATGCAGAAATTCTATTGGCCGAGGGCAAGCTTAGATATACATAGATTTTGTAAATCTTGTCATTCgtgtcaaaagttcagcagtaaaCCAAAGAAAGTACCTTTAGTGCCAATGCCCATTGTTAATGAACCTTTTTCACGTATTGCTATTGATCTAGTTGGTCCTATCACTCCTTGTACTAAGAAAGGTCATAAGTATATTCTTACGGTGATAGATATGGCTACTCGGTATCCCGAAGCAGTTGCTTTACGCAATATTGATACAGTTTCTGTAGCGGAGGCATTAATGGAGATATTTTGTAGAGTTGGTATACCCAAAGAAATCCTTAGTGATCGTGGCACTCAATTCAAGTCTGATCTTATgtctgaaattaataaattattatgtatcaaagccatttacaccagtccttatcatgcatcttgtaacggaatggttgaacgtatgaatggaactttgaaaaatatgctaaagaaaatttgtattgataatccgaatgaatgggataaatacattaatgttgccttatttgcatatcgggaaattccaaatgatagtttaaagttcagtccttttgaattgctgtacggtcgaaatgtaagaggtccattacatattttgcatgaattggtatctaataatagtattgatggagaattaactactagttatcaatacataattaaccttagagataaattgcagagcatggctgaagttgcagtaaataatgccaaggttagtgccaagaaatataaagagtattttgataagaaaaccacctCTCGTAAATTCAAAGTTAATGATGAAGTTTTGGTTATGCTTCCAAATAGTTCAAATAAATTCCTTATGCAATGGAAAGGTCCATATATAATCACTGATGTCCATTCTAATGGTGTTGATTACTATGTCAAAGTAGGAAATAGATTAAAGTTATATCATGCAAATATGCTTAAGACTTATCATAGAAGATCTAAGGTTAGTGTAATTCAACAAGAAGTAAATGATCTTTTAAATTCATCAAATTTGTTTTCAGCTCTTCAAGCTGAAGTACAGCCTGTTATTGCCATTACTGACAATAATTGTTGTGAATTGCCATCAAGAGATGAAGACTCTGGTAATTataacttttgtgaatctttgtcatatgataaaattaatgatcttGAAGGTTTATTGAAGTCATTTACAGACGTCATGAGTGATACACCTGGTCGTACTAAGACTATTTCTCATAATATAAAATTGCAAAGTGATGAACCAATCAGAGCTAAGAATTACCCAATTCCTTTAAGTTTGCTCGATGAATTCAATAAGGAGGTAGATAGAATGATTGATATGGATATTATTCAACCTTCAACTTCTGATTATTGTTCACCCGTTGTTATTGTACGGAAACCTAATGGAAGTATACGTTTATGTGTTGATTTTAGAGCTCTTAATAAATATTCTGAATTTGATGCAGAACCGATGCCTAGTATAAATGacgatttacataaaatgaatggcgctaaatattttactgaattagacctatgtaaggggtactggcaggttccattAGATCCTAGAGCTATGAAATTTACAGCTTTTTCTACCAAGTATGGGTTAATGGAGTTTAAAGTGATGCCATTTGGTCTTAAAACCGCATGTGCAACATTCGTGAGATTGATGCGAAAAGTGTTGTCAGGATTAGCAAATgtatcttgttattttgataacattgTTATTTTCAGTAAATCCTGGAGTAATCATCTAAATCATATTAAGTTAGTTCTTTCAAGACTTCGTGACCATGGCCTAACAGCTGGTCCTGATAAATGTTTCTTTGCATTCAATGAAATAAAGTATCTTGGGTATAAACTAGGAAATAACTGTTTATCGCCTATTAGGTCCAGAGTAGATGATATTGTTAATATGCCTGTTCCAACAACAAAGAAGGACTTACGTTCATTTATGGGAACATTAGGATATTACAACCGATTTATTCCAAACTTTTCCATTTTGTCTGCTCcaattaatgatttattgaagaaaaactgtAGTAATAAATTGAATTGGTCTGATAATCAACTTAAATGTTTCAATGATCTTAAAGCTCATCTTGTAAAATCTCCTATCTTGATGTTGCCTGATGTAGAAAAGAAGTTTTATTTGCGAACAGATGCGTCTTATCATGGTTTGGGTGCTGTTATATTGCAGGATCATGATGGTGTGTTTAAACCAGTTTGCTATGCaggtaggaaattaaataaatctgaattaaattACTCTACTATTGAAAAAGAACTGTTTGCTATTGTTTGGGGAATAGAAAGATTTAAAGAATTTTTGTATGGCAAAGAATTTGTTCTTCAAACTGATCATGCACCTCTTAAGTATCTTagtagtatgaaaaataagaatgaccGCCTTATGCGTTGGGCATTAAGTTtgcaaccatattctttctttatcgaatacataagagggtctgataatgtgtgttcagatatgatcagtagatgcatatag